The proteins below are encoded in one region of Leptolyngbyaceae cyanobacterium:
- a CDS encoding SDR family oxidoreductase, whose protein sequence is MSTPIQVLVTGATGRTGSLVFQKLQQLPQQFVVRGFARSQDKVQQLLGTSDNFFYGDIRDSNTIAKALEGCSALVILTSAIPQMKGMPQPGQRPEFTFPDDEMPEVIDYQGQVNQIDAAKASGVDRIVLVGSMGGTNENHPLNSIGNGKILIWKRKAEQYLIDSGIDYTIVRAGGLLDQPGGKRELLVGKNDTMLVNPPNGIPTSIPRADVAEVVVQALLEPNARNKAFDLISQPEDEPGSVVTTDFAALFAQTTPGL, encoded by the coding sequence ATGAGTACTCCCATACAAGTTTTGGTTACTGGTGCAACCGGACGTACTGGTTCTCTGGTTTTCCAAAAATTACAACAACTTCCCCAGCAGTTTGTGGTGCGGGGATTTGCTCGTTCCCAGGATAAAGTTCAGCAATTATTGGGTACAAGCGATAACTTTTTTTACGGCGATATTCGGGACTCAAATACGATCGCAAAAGCGCTAGAAGGTTGTTCTGCTTTGGTTATTCTCACTAGTGCCATTCCTCAAATGAAAGGTATGCCACAACCGGGTCAGCGTCCTGAGTTTACCTTTCCTGACGATGAAATGCCAGAAGTAATTGATTATCAAGGTCAGGTTAACCAAATTGATGCGGCGAAAGCTTCAGGAGTCGATCGTATTGTCCTGGTCGGTTCAATGGGTGGCACTAATGAAAACCATCCTCTCAACAGTATCGGCAATGGCAAAATCTTGATCTGGAAACGAAAGGCGGAACAGTATTTGATTGATTCTGGCATCGATTATACGATCGTTCGCGCTGGAGGTTTATTAGACCAACCGGGCGGAAAGCGAGAACTTTTGGTTGGTAAGAATGACACGATGCTGGTTAATCCACCAAATGGAATTCCTACTTCGATTCCTCGTGCAGATGTGGCAGAAGTAGTGGTGCAAGCTTTGTTGGAACCGAACGCTCGAAACAAGGCATTTGATTTAATTTCCCAACCGGAAGATGAGCCCGGTAGTGTAGTTACTACAGATTTTGCAGCTTTGTTTGCACAAACTACACCTGGATTGTAA